The segment GCAAGAGGTTGTCGCCTGCATTCCGGACCGCTGCTACGCCGGCATCTATGACGAGACGGTCAAGTTCTGCAAAGAAAACGGCGCGTTCGACCCGAAGACGATGGGTACCGTGCCGAACGTGGGCCTCATGGCCCAGGGCGCCGAAGAATACGGCAGCCACGACAAGACGTTTGTCGCGAAGGGCAAGGGCGTTATCCGCGCCGTGAACAGCAAGGGCGAAGTGCTTTTGCAGCAGGATGTCGATGCGGGAGACATCTTCCGCATGTGCCAGGCGAAGGATGCTCCTATCCGCGACTGGGTGAAGCTCGCCGTGACCCGCGCCCGCGCCTCCAGCACGCCGGCCATTTTCTGGCTCGACCCGGAACGCGCGCATGACCGCGAAATCCAGAAGAAGGTCGAGGCCTACCTGCCCGAACATGACCTGAACGGCCTCGACATCAAGATCATGAGCCCGCGCAAGGCGATTGTCGAGACGATGAAGCGCGCGAAGGCCGGCCTCGACACCATCGGTGTCACCGGCAACGTGATGCGCGACTACCTCACCGACCTTTTCCCGATTCTCGAAGTCGGGACATCCGCGAAGATGCTCTCCATCGTGCCTTTGATGGCCGGCGGTGGCCTCTTCGAGACCGGCGCGGGCGGCTCTGCCCCCAAGCAGGTGCAGCAGTTCCTCGCCGAAAACTACCTGCGCTGGGATTCCCTCGGGGAATACTTCGCGCTGGTGCCGTCGTTCGAGCAGGTCGCTACACAGACCGGCAACAAGAAGGCTCAGGTTTTGGCCGATACGCTTGATGCCGCGAACGGCAAGATTCTCGAATTCAACCGCACTCCTGCCCGCAAGATTGGCGAACTCGACAACCGTGGCTCGCATTTCTACCTCGCGATGTACTGGGCCCGTGCCCTTGCAGACCAGAAGGCTGATGCGGAACTCGCCGCGAAGTTTGCCCCGGTGGCAGCAGCCCTCGAAGCGAAGGAAGGCGAGATTGTCGCTGCCTTTGCCGCAGAACAGGGTAAGCCGGCAGACATCGGCGGTTACTACATCCCGAAGGCGGATCTTTTGAAGAAGTGGATGCGTCCGGTGGATGCGTTCAACGCCGTCATCGACGGAATCTAGTTGTAATATTCCAGTTTGGAACAAATTTTAGGGCCCTTCCGGGCCCTTTTTTTTGTGTGCTTGAGCACAAAAAGAACACTTATGTTGTCCGTTACGTTACTTTCTGTATAAAAAATTTTATTTTCGTCTA is part of the Fibrobacter sp. UWR2 genome and harbors:
- a CDS encoding NADP-dependent isocitrate dehydrogenase; translated protein: MSTKIFYTLTDESPFLATQSLLPIVTAFAKTADIDVETKNISLPARILAAFADTLPAGTTFAGKPVSDDLAFLGALTLKPEANIIKLPNISASVPQLKAAIAELQQNGYALPDYPDAPATDEEKAIRARYDKVKGSAVNPVLRQGNSDRRAPNAVKNFARNNPHSNGTWNASVKTRVASMDADDFYGNEKSITLADADTFKIEFVDAAGTVTELRAAKPLLKGEILDATVLRMASLEKFIAKTMAEAKAQGLLFSVHLKATMMKVSDPVLFGAFVRVFFKDVFTKYADLFKELGIDANNGLGDLYKRLEGNAKEAEVCAAIDAALANGPDLAMVDSAKGITNLHVPSDVIIDASMPAMIRNSGCMWNKEGKLQEVVACIPDRCYAGIYDETVKFCKENGAFDPKTMGTVPNVGLMAQGAEEYGSHDKTFVAKGKGVIRAVNSKGEVLLQQDVDAGDIFRMCQAKDAPIRDWVKLAVTRARASSTPAIFWLDPERAHDREIQKKVEAYLPEHDLNGLDIKIMSPRKAIVETMKRAKAGLDTIGVTGNVMRDYLTDLFPILEVGTSAKMLSIVPLMAGGGLFETGAGGSAPKQVQQFLAENYLRWDSLGEYFALVPSFEQVATQTGNKKAQVLADTLDAANGKILEFNRTPARKIGELDNRGSHFYLAMYWARALADQKADAELAAKFAPVAAALEAKEGEIVAAFAAEQGKPADIGGYYIPKADLLKKWMRPVDAFNAVIDGI